ATAGCGCAGGGCCCTCACGGGATCGAGCTTCGCGGCGCGCCAGGCAGGGATCAGGCCCGCCAGCGTGCAGATGACCATCACGGCCGCGGCGACCAGGCCGATGTCCGTCCACGAGATCACCGCCGGGATCTCGCTCAAGTGGTAGAGCTCCTTCGGCAGCAGCTCCAGCCCGAACCGCCGGTTGAGCCACTGCATCAGCGCGTTGCGATACTGGAGCACCAGCAGGCCGGTCCCGACACCCGCGACGGTGCCGATCAGCCCGTCGATCCAGCCCTGCCAGATGAACACGCGCATGATGCTGCCGGACGGGAACCCGAGCGCCTTGAGCAGGCCGATCTCGTGCGTTTTCTGCACGGTGATGGTGATCAGCGTGTTCGTGATGCCGAACGCGGCGACGACGGTGATGAAGATCAGCAGGAAGAACATCATGTTCTTTTCCACGCGCAGCGCGGCGAAGAGCTGGTGGTTCTGCTCCATCCAGGTCGTCACGCGCGTCCCGGGGCCGAGCTCCTCCTCGATCCGCGCGGCGACGACGTCGGCATGGTACGGGTCGTCGGTCATCACCTGGATCCCGTGGACGCCCTGCTCCAGCCCGTACAGGTCGCGCGCCCGGGGCAGCGAGGTGAGCAGGAACCCCACGTCAAACTCCCACATGCCCAGCTCGAAGATCCCCGCGACGGTCAACTCCTCCGGCAGGTAGATTTCGTCCGCTGCCGTGAAGTTCTGCGGCGAATAGACCAGCAGCCGGTCGCCGGGGATGACCCCGAGCTGCCCGGCCAGGTCGCGCCCGATGACGACGTTCTCGTCCTCCACGTTGAACTCCCCGTCCACCATGTGGTCGGGGATGCGGCTGACGGTCCGCTCCTGTTCCGGGTCGATGCCCCGGGCCATCGGCGTGTAGACGCGGTCGTTGTGCTGGACAAAGACCAGGCCCTGCACGAACGGCGCCGCGCCGGTGACGCCCTCGATCCTCCGGATTCGCTCGACCAGCTCGTCCTCGTTCTCAATGACCTCCCAGCCGCCGACCGTGACATGCGCGTTGAAGCTCAAGATCTTCTCGCGCCACATCTCGTCGAAACCGCTCATGACGGAGAGGACGATGATCAGCACCGCGACCCCGAGCAGCACACCGAGCACGGAGATCACCGTCACCACCGAGAGGAACGTCCGCTTCGGCTTCAGGTACTTCAGCGCCAGGTACAGGGAAAACGGTAACGCCATTTTTTTTACCGCGGATTACGCGGATGATTGTTTTTATCAGCGCCCATCCGCGCCATCCACGGTTTCTTATGTTTTAGGTTTCAGCTGCGGGAAGAGGATGACGTCCCGGATCGCCTCGGCGCCGGTCAGGACCATCAACAGGCGGTCGATCCCGATGCCCATGCCGCCGGCCGGGGGCATGCCGTGCTCCAGCGCGGTCAGGAAGTCGTGGTCCACCTTGGCGTCGTCGCCCTTCGCCTGGGCCTCGAGGCGCCGGCGCTGCTCGAGGGGATCGTTCAGCTCGCTGTAGGCCGGCGCGATCTCGCGGCCCTGCATGACCAGCTCGAAGACGTCCACGGCCGACGGGTCGTCCGCGCAGGGTTTCGCCAGCGGGATCAGCTCCGCCGGGAACCGCGTGACGAAGACCGGCCCGGCCAGCGTCTTCTCGACGAGCTTCTCGTAGATCTCGTGCGTCACGTCGAGCTTCGTCCACTCCGGCGCGACGGCGAGGCCCATCCCCTGCGCCCGCTCGCGCGCCCGGGGCAGGTCGAGCTCGAACCAGTCCGCGCCGGCCTTCTCCAGGATCAGCTCGCGGTACGGCTTCTCGGGCCACGGCAGGGCCAGGTCGTACGGGTGCTCGGCGCTCCCAACCTTCAGCGAGCCGAAGACGGTCTGCGCGACGTGGGTGACGAGATCCTGCACGAGGCGCATCATGCCGCGCACGTCGGTGTAGGCCTCGTAGAGTTCCAGCATCGTGAACTCGGGGTTGTGCGACCGGTCGAGGCCCTCGTTGCGGAAGTTGCGGTTGAGCTCGAAGACCTTGTCGTAGCCGCCGACGAGCAGGCGCTTGAGGTACAGTTCCGGCGCGATGCGGAGGAACATGTCGTGGCCGAGCGCGTGGTAGTGGGTCTTGAACGGGTTGGCCGTCGCGCCGCCGGCCATGGCCTGGATCATCGGCGTCTCGACCTCGCGGAAGCCGCGATCCGAGAGGAACTTCCGGATCGCGGCGATGGCCTGCGTCCGGCGGTCGAACAGCGTCCGGACGTCGGGGTTCGCGATCAGGTCGAGGTAGCGGTAGCGGTAGCGCGTCTCGACGTCGTGCAGGCCGTGCCACTTCTCCGGCAGCGGCAGCAGGGCCTTGGCGAGCAGCGTCCAGCCGTTGACCTTCAGGCTCTGCTCGCCGGTCCGCGTGACGAACAGTTCCCCTTCGGCGCCGACCTGGTCGCCGAGGTCGAGGAGCTCGAACGCCTCGAAGGCCTGGTCGCCGACGGCGTCCTTCTTGACGTAGACCTGGAGCCGCCCGGTGCCGTCCTGGAGGTGGGCGAAGATGCTCTTGCCCATCTGGCGCTTGGACACGATGCGGCCGGCGACCCGGGCGGGCTTCTGCTCGGCGAAGGCCGCGAGCACCTCGGCCAGCCGGCCCGTGCGCTCGAAGGGCGCGCCGAACGGCTCGTAGCCGAGGGCTTGCAGCCGGCGCATGTTCTCGATGCGCTGCTGCCGGAATTCGTTCTCGCGCGGCCCCTGGTCCATGGTTTGTCTCCTGCGACGGTCCCAGAGGATAGGAGCCGCCTCCCGGCAAGTCAAGGAAGGCGCGGCCGCCCATCAGCGGGGGAACAGGAGCACGGGGAAGAGCGCGGCGACGCCGGCCGTGACGCCGAAGCGCGCGCCGAGGAGCACAGCCGTCAACATCAAGGCCGCCCAGATTCCGATCTGCAGGGCGGGCGCGCGGACGGGGGCGCCTTTTCGCCGCCAGCGGCGATGGGCCTTCGCCTCCGCGCCGATGAACAAGAGCCCCAGCCCGAAGTACACCGCGGAGGCGACGACCACGATCGGCGGGAGCGCTCCGCCGGTCCGGGTTTCCATCCCCGGCGCCGCGCGGCGCGTGAGGTTGTAGAGGAGGCAGGCCTCGCCCAGGAGCGGCGCGTTCGCCGCGTTGGAGAGGAGACGCGGGGTCAGCCACGTGCCGTTCGGCAGGGGCCAGCCGAAGACGGTCATCTGCGCCGCCAGCGGCCAGGCGCGGTCGAATCGGCCCATGATCCGCGAGGCCGCGACGCCGAACGCGCTGGCCGACACCCCCACCCCGCCCAGGACCGGCCCGGCGTCCACGTCCATGTACCAGTCCCCGCCGCCGAGGTCGCGCGGGAACTCGCGGAAGCCGCGCAGCCCGTACTTCTCCTGCCAGAACCAGCGCTCGTAGCGCGCGTACCAGTCGCGCGCGACGTCCGGCCACAACTCGGGCGCGCTCATGAAGGCGTACGAAATGCCGCAGCCGCGCGCGGGGCCGTGCACCACGCCGCGGACGGGATCGGCCGCGTAGGGCGGCAGGCCTCGCGGGTCCAGCAGCGTACCCTCGAAGCCGCGGAGCGAGCGCGCGGCGAAGGCGGAGTGGTCCGTGCCGAGCACGCCGTCCGCCCGGCGGATCGCGGCAACGGCCATGAGCACGTCGAGCGGATAGCACTCGCCCGGATAATCGTTCAGGATGCCATGCGGCGAGCGGTCCAGCTCGGTGGACAGGGTCTCCACCTGGTCGCGCAGCATGGGCAGGTGGCGGGCGTCGCCGGTGAGGCGGTGATGGCTGGTCATCGCGGCGATCAGCAGCATGCGATAGAACACGTTTTCCCTATGCAGGTAATCGTCGCCCCAGTGGAGCTTGACCCAGGCCGCGTGGCCGGGATCGAGGACCAGGTCCGTCGCCGCCTCGATCGCGCCGCGGGCGAACTCGCGGGGCGCGGGCCCGCCCGGATTCGATGGCCGCGCCCAGTCTTCCTGCAGCGATTCGACGGACCAGAGGTAGAACACCGACCCGAACAGCGGCCATTCCGTGCCGGCGATCTCGTTGAGGTGCAGACCCTCGGCCTTGCCGCTGCCGATCCGGCCGCGCGCCCAGCGTTCGTAGCGGGGCGTCAGGTCGCGGAACAGCCGCCACGCGGCGCGGGGGATGGCGTCCGAACGCAGCGCGGGATCGGCGAGATTCCGAAGGACGGCCAGGCCCGGGAGGATGAAGAAGTACAGGCTGATGACCGCCGCCAGGCCAAGGTTGACGCGGCGGGCGAAGCGGGCGGTTAGTCGAATCTTTTCGTTCATGACCGGCATATGTCTCTGCTTCCGGAGTAGGCCCGGCTCGCCCTCGAGCCGAGGCCCGTCATACCAAGTCTCATCGTAATGCCGGCGCTGGCGTCGAGGGCGACGCCGCGCTACTCTTCCTCCCCCGCACCACATCGCCGATCAGGGCGCACTCGAGGCCGAAGGGGAGATAGCCGGCGTAGCCCAGCAGCGGCATCTCGAAAAGATGGAAGCGGTTCACGAAGGGCACGGCGTAGATCCAGCGCGCGAGGCTGTGGAAGTTCCACATCTCCCAGAAGAATCCGCAGATGAGCGCGGAGGCCGCCAGCAGCGCGGCGCGGCGTGCGACGCGGCCGTCCGGGCCGGGCTCCAGGAACGGCCGGCCGGCGAGCATCCGCAGGGCGGAAATCACGAGTAGGGGCGAGACCCAGAGCAGCGGGAACAGGATGTCCGGCCACACGGCGAGGAAGGCCAGCCCCAGCGCGGCGACCGCCAGGAGCAGGACGGCGACCCACGATCGGCCCGGCGCGGGGCGGCTCGCGGCCGCCGGCGCGCCGAACACCGAGTCGAGCAGCTCGTAGGTGCCCAGCACGGCGGGCAGGACGGTGGAGAACGGGAGCGTGGCCTCGACGAAATACTGGAGCGGCGAGATGGCCTCAACCCCCGCGTAATACCAGTTCTGCACGAAGCGGTTCAGGTACTCAAAGTACCACCAGAACACCGCGCTGACGGGAAAGAGCGCGAGGAAAAAACGCGGCCGGGCGGTCATCATGCACGAGCCCGTCCGGCGACAAACCAACGCGTTGACAACGACGATGTAGCCCAGCCACAGGGGCGTGAACGTGAACCGCTGCAGCGGGGCGAACCACGGGAAGCGGGTCCAGGCCAGCACCCAGGCCCCGGCGGTGAAGGCCACGCCCAACCAGCCCCAGGCCGGGAACGGGCGCGCCGGGTTCGCGCGCGGGCGGGCGGCCCAGGCGCGGGCCAGCAGTCGAACCATCGGCACGAACAGCGCGAGCGCGAGCAGGGCCAGCACAACGAACGCCGGCCACGAGAACCCCGCGTGCTCGACATAGCGGGTCAGGGGTGGAAACTCGAGATAGCGGGCCACCGGATAGCCCTTGAGCCGCACGCCAATCAGCGGCAGGGCGACCAGCGCCGCCGCCACCGGCAGTCCGAACAGCCCTTTGCGCACCGGGTTCATCCGCCCATCAGCATAGCGTATTCAGCTCTCTGGATACAGACCGCGCCGCAGGCCTGGCGTTCACCGATGGCGAGGCCTTGCCTCCGATTTCCGGTTCGAAAGCCGGCGTCCCACATCGCAGGGTGCGGCGGGGGCGACGCCGCTCCGAACAGAGCGGGGTCGGGTCCGAAACGGACTTGCCCCCGCATACGAATTGCATGCGCGAAGCACCCTGGCGCGCGCCGGCCTGTCACTCCTTCGCGCCCAGCCCCCTCAAGAGATCGCGGAAGGCCGGCTCGTTGCGGAGCAGGTCGAATTCGGGCTGCGCCAATCGATCCAGGGCCTGCCGGGGATCCATCAACCGGGTGGCCTTGGTCAGCGCCGCGATCGCGTCCTCGCGCTGTTCGAGATGGGCCTGGGCTTGGGCCAACTGGAGATAGAACGGCGCGACCTCAGGGGCTTTCTGAATGATCTGCAGCAGCAATCCGGCGGCGCGCTCCCATTGCTGCATCCGGAGGAGCAGAAGGGCATAGGTCTGGGTGGCCATCGCATCGTTCGGGCGGGAGAGGAGGTGCCGCTCCATGTATTCGGCGGCCTTAGTCAACTGGCCGCGCCGCAGGTAGAAGGTGGCCAGGTTCTGACAGGTGGTAGCGCGCCCGGGGTCGGTGCGATACGCGTTCAGGAAGGACTGTTCCGCCCTGTCCAGGTCTCCCAGCTTCATGCAGGCTACGCCCAGGCTGTTGGCCATGGCCGCGGTCATGGGCCCCTCCTGGGCCGCCTTCTCGTAGGCCTCCGCGGCGATCTCGAACTGATTGAGATACATGGCGGCGGCCGCGATACTCACTTGTACGCCGCGAATATCGGGGTACATCTGCACGACCCTCTGAAAGTTCGTCAACGCGGCCTCGTATCGCTCCTGCCGGGCAGCTTCCTCGGCCTTCACCAGGAGGTAGGCCGCCTGCTTGACGGACGAGAAGGTCATGGAAGCAGGGCTGGTTAGTTCGGGCGGGGACGGCTCAAGCTCGTCCACCAGCCCCGGGAGCGGCGGGTCCGCCCCCAGCCTCAAGGGCGAGGCGGACGGATCGAGGGTCCGCCGGTCCAGAAGATCGGAGCGCCCGGTCGCGTTCAGTCGCAGGGAATAGTACGCCGCGACCGCCACGACCGCCGCCCACAACGTGATCGTCGTAAAAGTCATGAACACGATTTGGCGGCGACGCCGGCGCCGTGCTTCGGTCCAGTCATCCCCGGAGGCAAGCGAGACAGAGGTCTCCGGATCTCCGGGCCCAGCGGGCGGCCGCTCACGGGCGCTGTACACGCTGTGCGAGAAGGAATCCATCGCTACTTCAATGCCTTCGGGCTCAAGCCGGGAAGGGCGCCCCGCGCCGCGCGGCCAGACCGGTCCGGGCCCGCGCGGATCGGCAGGCACAACGACACGCCGAACAGCCTGCCGCAAGCCCTCCCCTCCACCACGCCGCAGCCTTGAACAATAGCCGTGCGCATCCCTTCTGACGCTAGGGAAGCCGGTTGCCAGTGTCAAGCGCGCGCGGCCGAATTGCCCG
The sequence above is a segment of the Kiritimatiellia bacterium genome. Coding sequences within it:
- the lysS gene encoding lysine--tRNA ligase; protein product: MDQGPRENEFRQQRIENMRRLQALGYEPFGAPFERTGRLAEVLAAFAEQKPARVAGRIVSKRQMGKSIFAHLQDGTGRLQVYVKKDAVGDQAFEAFELLDLGDQVGAEGELFVTRTGEQSLKVNGWTLLAKALLPLPEKWHGLHDVETRYRYRYLDLIANPDVRTLFDRRTQAIAAIRKFLSDRGFREVETPMIQAMAGGATANPFKTHYHALGHDMFLRIAPELYLKRLLVGGYDKVFELNRNFRNEGLDRSHNPEFTMLELYEAYTDVRGMMRLVQDLVTHVAQTVFGSLKVGSAEHPYDLALPWPEKPYRELILEKAGADWFELDLPRARERAQGMGLAVAPEWTKLDVTHEIYEKLVEKTLAGPVFVTRFPAELIPLAKPCADDPSAVDVFELVMQGREIAPAYSELNDPLEQRRRLEAQAKGDDAKVDHDFLTALEHGMPPAGGMGIGIDRLLMVLTGAEAIRDVILFPQLKPKT
- a CDS encoding FtsX-like permease family protein; the protein is MALPFSLYLALKYLKPKRTFLSVVTVISVLGVLLGVAVLIIVLSVMSGFDEMWREKILSFNAHVTVGGWEVIENEDELVERIRRIEGVTGAAPFVQGLVFVQHNDRVYTPMARGIDPEQERTVSRIPDHMVDGEFNVEDENVVIGRDLAGQLGVIPGDRLLVYSPQNFTAADEIYLPEELTVAGIFELGMWEFDVGFLLTSLPRARDLYGLEQGVHGIQVMTDDPYHADVVAARIEEELGPGTRVTTWMEQNHQLFAALRVEKNMMFFLLIFITVVAAFGITNTLITITVQKTHEIGLLKALGFPSGSIMRVFIWQGWIDGLIGTVAGVGTGLLVLQYRNALMQWLNRRFGLELLPKELYHLSEIPAVISWTDIGLVAAAVMVICTLAGLIPAWRAAKLDPVRALRYE
- a CDS encoding tetratricopeptide repeat protein, which encodes MFMTFTTITLWAAVVAVAAYYSLRLNATGRSDLLDRRTLDPSASPLRLGADPPLPGLVDELEPSPPELTSPASMTFSSVKQAAYLLVKAEEAARQERYEAALTNFQRVVQMYPDIRGVQVSIAAAAMYLNQFEIAAEAYEKAAQEGPMTAAMANSLGVACMKLGDLDRAEQSFLNAYRTDPGRATTCQNLATFYLRRGQLTKAAEYMERHLLSRPNDAMATQTYALLLLRMQQWERAAGLLLQIIQKAPEVAPFYLQLAQAQAHLEQREDAIAALTKATRLMDPRQALDRLAQPEFDLLRNEPAFRDLLRGLGAKE